A genomic window from Salvia splendens isolate huo1 chromosome 11, SspV2, whole genome shotgun sequence includes:
- the LOC121754774 gene encoding bark agglutinin I polypeptide B-like, translated as MAPQTTQFSYDFYKPDKPTDLIYQVDAHYPSETPVLRLSKTNDLDVPQQWSTGRVLYSKTVPFGHAADFTTTIQFIIRPNNTAPQADGLAFFIVPAGHNFPSQIGGNLGLFEPSASKTSHVFAIAFDTYSDNPNYVNLGIDIESRKPSAKAQVPISFVGKELTLKVSYVASTKAISASVTDGSQTFPVTFTYDLSQILPSSVQVGLASSTGVYVAVHDVNTWDFTSTIP; from the coding sequence ATGGCACCCCAAACCACCCAGTTCAGCTACGACTTCTACAAGCCCGACAAACCGACCGACCTAATCTACCAAGTCGACGCCCACTACCCGAGCGAGACCCCCGTCCTCCGCCTCTCCAAAACCAACGACCTGGACGTCCCTCAGCAGTGGAGCACCGGGCGAGTCCTCTACTCCAAAACCGTCCCTTTCGGGCACGCAGCCGACTTCACCACCACCATCCAATTCATCATCAGGCCCAATAACACTGCCCCACAGGCTGACGGCCTCGCCTTCTTCATAGTCCCCGCTGGCCACAACTTCCCCTCCCAAATTGGCGGCAACCTCGGCCTCTTTGAACCTTCCGCCTCCAAAACATCGCACGTGTTCGCCATTGCCTTCGACACCTACTCTGACAACCCGAACTATGTTAACCTTGGAATCGACATCGAGTCCAGGAAACCCTCGGCTAAGGCGCAGGTCCCCATCAGCTTTGTTGGGAAGGAGCTCACTCTTAAAGTCTCCTACGTCGCCTCCACCAAAGCAATCAGCGCCTCTGTCACTGACGGATCGCAGACTTTCCCGGTCACTTTCACCTACGACTTGAGCCAGATTCTCCCCTCCAGCGTTCAAGTCGGGCTCGCCTCCTCCACCG